The window TACGCGTgttcattctttttcaattacgATGCTGACCCTTGACTAGGCACTTGTTACACTTTGGCTCACCAAAAcaatgaatttctttttaatcatTTCGTAAGATTTAAAACCTTGCCTCGCAcacaaaaatgattttagattaaaattaGTTGATTTCATTTATTCGGCTTCTTTAAGATATAATAAAGTTTATCTTAATTTAGCAATAAGATATGAATATGCTgtcttataatttatttagtgACGAAAAACGGTTAAAATTAATCTATTCAACTAAATTCCTCATTGATTTTGTCGAAGAAAAAGGTGTAGGGACCCAAAATGTGATGTCAATGGATTGTTGTATAGGGAGTGATGACTGCCATGTGCGGGTCAATGGGTCAGATTGCTGTGTTCCCTCTAATGGAAGAACGGGGGTTGAGGTGAGAAGTGGTGCCTGCGGCAACTGGGAAGGACATACCGACACAGGGTGAGGGTCACGTGTCAAGCAGGGCCTCTGTGTTTAAGGCGGACATCAAGGCTTTGAATGTGttctaaacaaaaaaaaaaaaagtcattgTTTGGGCAATTATTCTTGACAGTTCTgtaatcaaattatttggaAGTGGTCCAGCTCATCTCTCCATACGCTCCCATGATCTTTCCTTGTTACTTCAACAAATTACCTCTAATTCCCTTGTAACTCAATCCTCTCTTTTGTCAACCCCCAAAATTCTTGCACTTCTTAATTACAACTTCatgaaagattttttttttattactattaaacaaaaataggATTCGTTAGAGAAATCATATAAGGATGCCAATGAGTATCTTATAATCGAACACCTTATATTATATTATCCGATtcgaacaaaaaaaattaaaataccgTTTAAATAAGATTCggatgataaaattattactcGTCGTGAGTTTGGGTAGAACTCGAACAATAGTCTTAAGATACCCACTAAATCACATGTGTACAAGTAATAAATAATACATCtcatttactttcttttttttgggaCAATAGTTttcactaaaataaaaattttatcttaagaCTTGTTATTGAATTACTTATTTTAtagattaatttgaatttttttaattttatgataaaacattttaatttaatattttttttgtggtGTGTCATTAATTGGTGCATAAGGGTTAATGTGAAGGGataatgaataaattaaactaagtaagagggaaaaaaaggagaagaaaaaaaaagttgaaaggAGGTATGAGAATGAAATTGTCCAATGTCAGACTTTTTTTGACAAATGCAATCAATATGGAAAAGGGTCCTACATGGTCCACATCAGCCATGAGCATAGAGCAGCAAACTTAAACCAACATCATTTTAATatccaattaattaaattataatttacaaagAAACTATCCCTGTTTTCTTGACAGTGATcccaataaattaattaattaataaatccaaacagataaaaaaacaattattgattaaataaaaaataaatctaaaagagaaaaaaacagaaaCTGAAGGttaagaagagagagagagacagagaaaaAAAACCCAGACATAACTGAGATAGTCTTAAAAGACtttaaatatatgtaaatataaatataaatataaaataaaaagcaacTCAATGCAAAGGCAAAGGCAAAGGCAAAGGCAAAGCTTCCAACTTTTCAAAAGCCTAAACAAATCGTAACAAAATGGGGCTTCAATTTCGTCATCTTCGCCTCAATCTTCTCTTCTGTCCGCGTCCTCTTTCCCTCTAGGGTTTTCTTCACTCTTCTCTACAGTTCGTACGCTgctgtttgtttttttttttggttttcttttttatttctctctcttgccCCAATCGAACTCTCCGGAAATCAATCTGCCCATCGGGTTCAGTTTCTCCGGTGCGTTCTATTTAATTACTacaattcattttattttctctctctgtctttttattttttgtgatttgaggggttttgattttttttttgtttttttatttttggagtTTTAGTTCTGAGACTGAGTTGAGATTACGATTTTACTCTACCTGTTTGGTACGTGAGAAAAAGTTGGAAAATTGAAAGGAAAAGTTTTCAGTGACTTTTCGGGAAGTTCAGTGTTTTAGATCGTTTCTGCCTGCTCAATTATTGCTTTTGATTCTCGGATATGTGATTTTCGGTTCTTAGATTCGGTTTAGTCTCAGATTTTGAGTGTTCTGTTTGGTTGGTGAGAAAATGTAGTAAAAAGTTGGAATTTTTAATGTTAGGTATTCTTAACTCTTTCTCCAACAATATCCGAGTTGAATtgctttgaattttattgattgacTGAATGCTGACTTTAGATTTTTTTGGAATTAGGTCTATTCTTTTGGTACGGTTTGTTTGTTAGGTAAGGATCACAGCATCATTGTATTTTATGTTCtgaattgattataaaagtGTTGGGAGATTAAgaatgtttttatttgttctaTAAGTGTTTTAGATTGGTCACTGTGAATCAATGGAACACTGATTTGGCTGGTCTTTTCTTTGGTTTGTTCTTAGTTAGGAATTGGGTTTTGAGTTGGGGTTTCATTTGCTGTTGGGTTGCTTGGAAAATATAGGAAGAACCATGTTGGTTGGTAAGAATTGTGCATAACTTAGTTGGCTAACACTCGCATGTTGCAACTAATTAAGCTAACCATTGTAATTGAATGTTTGGTGAGACATTACTCACCTTCAGTGGATTATGAGGTTTCTGATAATTGGCATGTTCTGTCCAATGATCAGATTAGTGTTTGTTTGTGTGTCAAATCCTTTGACAGCTGATACCAACCtaaaattgtgttttaaaagTTACTTGGTTTTCctcttttctgtttttgaaATCTTAGCCCTCATTCTAAGCTAATGTACTgttattttactctttttcaTTGCAGAATGTGTTTGTTTGATATTTGTGTAAACAGTGATGTGCTAAAGTGAGCAAGTTTTTTTCTGGAAGAATAAGATAGTTGATAACAAGTTTACCCCTCAGTATAGCAAGCTAAAATGTACATTTAGGAGTGTGGGTTCAGAAGGGTTGTATTTATCAAGTAAATCAATGGAAACTGCAAGGTGTTGGTTTAACAAGTTGAAATCAAAAGATAAGTTAAGGccttcaaaaaagaaagaagctgCAGGTAATGTAAAGGAGGGATCAAAACCACCAACAAGTGAAGAGGCACCATCAAATGTCACCAAACAGAGGGTAGCGGCTGCAAAGCAGTATATTGAAAACCATTACAAGAAGCAGATGAAAAGCCTGCAGGAAAGAAAGGAGCGGTATGATTGAAATTCTTCCAGTCATGGCAATTATTTATTGCCATGTAGTAGTTACTGTTATGGTTACATAACTATGGTATTGCAAGCAGTGTAACTGTGCTATATATTGTAGACTGACAATTTGGAAGAATCATATCATCTTGAGATGCTTAATAGTAAGTTTTGTTTTGAAGAATAGGGATGACAGTTTTTGGGTAATTATGATTTTCTGCAGACGTGATATTCTAGAAAAGAAGTTGGCTGATGCTGAAGTTTctgaagaagaacaaaacaaCTTGCTGAAGTATTTGGAGAAGAAGGAAACAGAATACATGCGCCTTCAGAGGCATAAGATGGGTGCTGATGATTTTGAACCATTGACCATGATAGGCAAGGGTGCATTTGGAGAGGTATTTATATCTTTGTCACATTGTACATCATCACATAGACTACTGTAGTTGCACGTTTGCTAGTTACTGAtacttttgaatatttttcaCTATGGTTTTAATCTCTCTTGGGGTTTACCTTCattctttgtttgttttccAACTCTTGAACAATTTGatcaatttattaattggCTTTCAGTTTTCCCCCATtaccacccccccccccccccccccccttccaaaagaaagaattttgccTTATTCACTACTTGTCATCACAGGTTAGAGTCTGTAGGGAGAAGGCAACTGGTCATGTATATGCCATGAAGAAGCTTAAGAAGTCAGAGATGCTTCGCAGAGGCCAGGTTCACAATTTAAAGCTTGCTATATGATTTCCTCAATATGTTTTGGGATGCTAATTTGTTAGTTTGCATTTTAATGTTCAGGTTGAACATGTGAAAGCTGAGAGGAATCTACTTGCAGAGGTTGACAGTAATTGTATTGTTAAACTATATTGCTCTTTCCAAGATGAAGAGTATCTATATCTAATTATGGAATATTTACCTGGGGGAGATATGATGACTTTACTGATGCGGAAGGATACATTAACTGAAGATGAGGCCAGGTTTTATGTTGGAGAAACTGTCCTGGCAATTGAATCTATCCACAAACATAATTATATTCATCGGTGAGTTGAAATGACATTAAACCTTCATATGCTTTTATATAATGGTCTTCCTGAGTTTGCACTAAAGGGTACACCCATTCTGTGTCACATGTTGCAGAGACATCAAGCCTGACAACCTGCTACTTGATAGAAATGGTCATATGAAATTATCAGATTTTGGATTATGTAAACCGTTAGATTGCAGTAATCTCCAGGAAAAGGATTTTTCTATGGCAAACAATCTCAGTGGGGCTCTTCAAAGTGATGGACGGCCTGCAGCACCAAAACGAACACAACAAGAGCAATTGCAGCACTGGCAGAGGAACAGAAGGATGCTTGTAAGTTTTTGGCTACTATGTATGTAATGCAACATTTCTCATTGTTATTAGTGATGGTTCTATTGAGTTTACAGAGCAAGAAGTTCTGGACTTGTTTCTCCTTTATTTTACATAATTCAggctttctttgattttgtcaAGCTTGCAAGGCTTATGGCTTATAGCTGTTAGTTGCCTTAGATATTCTAGAAAGACCACAAGCTCACATCTTTTTCCTGCTAAGCTCATTTTGGAAAGCTTTCTTTGCTTTgcaaattaatattttcttaaacattcaaatattgtaataTTTCAGGCTTACTCTACGGTTGGTACACCTGACTATATTGCCCCAGAGGTTTTGCTGAAGAAAGGATATGGAATGGAATGTGATTGGTTTGTATATTAAacatgtttttcttatttgtaatttattttttgtgagATATGTTATAATGGTATTGTTGGATACTTTTCTAGGTGGTCTCTTGGTGCTATCATGTATGAAATGCTTGTCGGATATCCACCCTTTTATTCAGATGAGCCGATGTCAACTTGTCGGAAGGTAAGTTTTTaccattttattattatgCTGTCGTGATTtgtgataatatttttattttatctttccGCATTTACATCTGAACATTGTTTGTCATTAGCTTCTATGTTGTGACTCTTTATTTTgcttcttattttcttgttagCGATGATAAGTATTGTCcctttttcaatattttccaGATAGTCAATTGGAGAACGCACTTAAAATTTCCAGAAGAAGCGAAACTATCTCCAGAAGCAAAAGATCTTATCAGTAAACTTTTATGTAATGTTGAGCAGAGGCTTGGCACAAAAGGCGCCAATGAAATTAAGGTGTTGTGTGGTGTGTTCTGTTCTAGATTCTTTGATTCACTTTTAAAAGAGAATGCAAATTACTAAAATAACTGGCTGTATCTGTTGTTTCCAGGCTCACCCATGGTTTAAAGGTATTGAATGGGACAAATTATATCAAATGAAAGCAGCTTTTATTCCTGAAGTCAATGATGAGTTGGACACGCAAAATTTTGAGAAGTTTGAAGAGGTAGATTATTGTTACTGTGTCTATAAATATGAAATAACCTGTTTAGAAGTATTCTTATTTCTTCCCTCTTTCATGCACCAGGCTGACAACCAAATTCCTAGTGCAGCAAAATCAGGTCCATGGAGAAAGGTTAGTGCGAGTACATATAATTTCAACTAAAATGTTTGAACTTCAAGAACTTGACTAGTTAGTAtcttacaaaatttttatatacttTAAACTCCTGCTACTACCATTCACTAGGACTGGCTCTGTTCCTACCTATGTAACATGGAATTTAGTAAAGGGTAATTGCTGATAAATGATGTTTCCATTGCTCActtttagaacataattttgGGTTTTTCCCTTTGATACAGATGCTTTCATCCAAGGATATAAACTTTGTGGGTTACACTTACAAGAACTTTGAAATTGTAAATGATAATCAATTACCTGGCATTGGTATATTGCTTCCTCCctctatttatattttcttgcCTTATGttccttttgttttccatGTCTGTAGTTTATCTCGGTACTTTTCAAagtactttaaatataatagtGAAGAACATTGATGCGTGTTTTTCTTTACTGATCTCTCTTCTCTTTCTAACCTAGCAAATATCTTTGTATTTGACCAGTTCTTATTTAATTCCATTGTGCAGCTgaattgaagaagaagagctCAAAACCCAAGAGACCCTCCATCAAATCCCTTTTTGGTAAGATATTATcactaatattaaaatttttggtggGTTACAACAGTTTGTAGCATGGTTGTTCACTTGTGCTAATCGTGGTGTATATTTTGCAGAGGATGAGTCAGCTGCCGCTGCCAGTCAACCTGTTCAAGGGAGCTTCTTAAACCTCTTGCCTCCGCAAATAGAAGCCCCGGAAAATCATTCCAGAAAGTGACCTCATCATGTGCCATGGGCTCAGATATCCAAAGCTAAAAGAGCTTACTGTTCTCTGGTGAATTTGCTTTGCCGCATCTTACATTTTCAGATTTTCAGTGAGTTTTAGGGGCAAAGCCCCAAAACAAGTGGTTTGAGATATCAGATTGGCTCTAGAGTCAGCTAGGAGATTGTttcttttgtaaaataatatcTGAAAGTAAATATTCTTTCATATTTGTTTTGTGTATTTTTCCCCCACATTTTATGTCAAGCAGAGAGAAGTTCCTGTACGATAATCCCATCGTTGTTTTTCCATGTAATTATTGCATCTTTTGCAATTCACTTGAAAATGGCTAAATCTTTTTCTGGCGTTTATATAACCTACAGGTTTTAG is drawn from Theobroma cacao cultivar B97-61/B2 chromosome 4, Criollo_cocoa_genome_V2, whole genome shotgun sequence and contains these coding sequences:
- the LOC18603232 gene encoding serine/threonine-protein kinase tricorner encodes the protein METARCWFNKLKSKDKLRPSKKKEAAGNVKEGSKPPTSEEAPSNVTKQRVAAAKQYIENHYKKQMKSLQERKERRDILEKKLADAEVSEEEQNNLLKYLEKKETEYMRLQRHKMGADDFEPLTMIGKGAFGEVRVCREKATGHVYAMKKLKKSEMLRRGQVEHVKAERNLLAEVDSNCIVKLYCSFQDEEYLYLIMEYLPGGDMMTLLMRKDTLTEDEARFYVGETVLAIESIHKHNYIHRDIKPDNLLLDRNGHMKLSDFGLCKPLDCSNLQEKDFSMANNLSGALQSDGRPAAPKRTQQEQLQHWQRNRRMLAYSTVGTPDYIAPEVLLKKGYGMECDWWSLGAIMYEMLVGYPPFYSDEPMSTCRKIVNWRTHLKFPEEAKLSPEAKDLISKLLCNVEQRLGTKGANEIKAHPWFKGIEWDKLYQMKAAFIPEVNDELDTQNFEKFEEADNQIPSAAKSGPWRKMLSSKDINFVGYTYKNFEIVNDNQLPGIAELKKKSSKPKRPSIKSLFEDESAAAASQPVQGSFLNLLPPQIEAPENHSRK